Below is a window of Paramagnetospirillum magneticum AMB-1 DNA.
GCCTCCATCAGATCGAGGAAGCGCATCTTCAGCGCCACCACCAGCTTGGACAGATCCGAGCCGGGACGCAGGCGGGCGGTCAGCAGGGTGTGCAGCTCGCGCCGTCCCGCCGCCGAGATGGTCAGCATGGAATCGTCTTCCATGCCCTGGCCCTCGACGGCCTCCACCAGCCCTTCGTAGCGCAGCAACTCGATGGAGATGCCCATCAGTTCCAGGCTGGGACCCATGATCCGGCTGGTGAAGTGACGCACCGACCCGGCCAGCTCACTGTAGCGCATGGGCCGGGACGCGATGGTTCCCAGCGCGCAGAGCCGCACGGCTTCCTTGGGGGTCAATGTGTTGTCAGCGAACATGGCACGTCCAGACTGGCAAAAGGGTCTCGCCAAATATAGGGGGTAATCGCCCTTTCGTCCACAAATACCACGGGAGGGCTTGCAAATGCTTGTCATTTGGCCGAGCTTGTCGCCATGACGGCAGGGACGAGCGAGAACGCGGAAATCTGGGTGCTGGCCGATGATCGGGCCGGCAACGTCGCCCAATGCCTGGGGGTTGCCGAGGCCTTGGGAGTGCCGTTCGTGGTCAAGACGCTGCGCTATGACCGACTGGCCCGCCCGCCCAATCTGTTGCGCGGCGCCGGGCTGACCGGGGTGACGGCCGAGAGCCGGGCGGTCCTGGCCGCGCCCTGGCCGCGCCTGGTGATCGCCGCCGGGCGGCGCACCGCCCCCGTCGCCCGCTGGATCAGGCGGCAATGCGGGGCGAAGCTGGTGCAGATCATGGACCCGGGCTTTCCCGGGCGCGGCGATTTCGATCTGATCGTCTCTCCCGCCCATGACCGCCCCGGCGCCGGCGGCAATGTGCTGGAGGTGTTGGGAGCGCCCCACCGGGTGACGCCCGAACGCCTCGCCGCCGAGGCGGAGAAATGGAATCCGGCCTTCAGTGCGCTGCCGCGCCCCTGGGTGGCGGTGATCGTCGGCGGCGCCACCAAGAACCGGCCGTTCCCGGTAGAGATGGCCGAGACCCTGGGGCGCAATGTCGCCCGGCTGGCCGGCGGCATGGGCGGCTCGGTGCTGCTGACCACCAGCCGCCGCACCGGAGCGGCGCAGGAGGCGGCTCTGGCCCGGGGCCTTCCCGAGCCCCGCTGGCTGCACCTGTTCTCCCAGGGTGGCGACAATCCCTATTTCGGCTTTCTGGCCCTGGCCGACGCGGTCGTCGTCACCGGCGATTCGGTGTCCATGTGCTGCGAGGCCTGCGCGTCGGCAGCTCCGGTGTTCATCTGGGCGCCGGAGGGCTGGGCGGCCCCCAAGCACGCCCGCCTGCACGCCCAGCTCTATCAGGCCGGTCTGGCACGGCCGCTGGAGGGAGCGGCCTCGCTGGAGGGATGGGAGCGTCCGCGCCTCAACGCCGCCGAGGAGGTAGCCCGGGCGATCCGCGAGCGCCTGCTGCCATGAGGCGGCTGGTGCCCGGTGTCGTGCTCTTGCTGCTGGCGGCGCCCGCCGCCGCCGAGACTCGGCAGCTTCACGGCATCAAGGGCGACCAGGACCAGCGGGTCCGCATGGTGGCGCAGGAATTTCCCTGGAGCGCCATGGGGCGGCTCAATTTCTTCAGCGGTCATTGCAGCGCCAGCCTGATCGGGCCGCGCCTGATCGCCACCGCCGCCCACTGCCTGTGGAACCGGCGGACCCAGAAGCCTTTTCCCGCCTCGTCGTTCACCTTCGTGGCCGGCTGGGACCGGGGGGAGTATCTGCGCGCCTCCAAGGTCACCGCCATCCACGCGGCCCCCAAATGGGTACTCGACGGCGAGTCCCGCGGGCTGAACAGCCGGGCCGACGACTGGGCGCTGATGGAGCTGGAGGAGCCGCTGGGCGACGAGATCGGCTGGATCGCCCTTGGCGCGCCGCAGGCCGGCATGCGGGTGGCGGTGGCCGGCTATGGCCGCGACAAGGCCCAGGTGCCCCTGGCCCATGTGGGCTGTCGCCTGACCCGTCAGGCTCTGCCCGGAGTGTTCATTCACGATTGCGACGCGGTGCAGGGCGAGTCCGGAGGTCCGGTCCTGGGCTGGAGCGAGGGGGAATTGCGTCTGGTGGCCATCAACGTGGCGGTCATTCCCTCTCAGGGGGAGGCCGGGGTGGCTGCCGCCGTCGATGCCCTGCGCCCGCTGGCCCTCCGTCTGGGGGCGGCCACATCCACCAGGGCAGGGCCGGTGTCAAAGCCTGCCGGAATGGATCTGAGTCAGTCCCTCAGGTAGAGCGCTCGCCGGTGGGCGTCCAGGCTGTCGGGGGCGAAGCAGCAGAACACCACCTCGTCCAAGAGATCGCATCCGCTCAGGAATGACCGCACCGCCGCGATGGCGATGCGAGCGGCCTCGTCCTTGGGGTAGGCGTAGATTCCGGTGGAGATGGCCGGGAAGGCGATGGTGCGTGCCCCGGCCTCCACCGCCAGTTCCAGCGAGCGGCGATAACACGAGCGCAGCAAGTCGGCCTCGCCCTGCTCACCGCCTTTCCACACCGGCCCCACCGCATGAATCACCCAGCGGGCGGGCAGGCGGAAACCGGGGGTGATCCGAGCATCGCCGGTGGCGCAGCCGCACAAGGCCCGGCAGGCCTCCAGCAATTGCGGCCCGGCGGCCCGATGGATGGCCCCGTCTACGCCGCCGCCGCCCAGCAGCGACGAATTGGCGGCGTTGACGATGGCATCCACGGCAAGGCGGGTGATGTCGGCTTCGACCACCCTCGTCCTGGATTGGTCCATCAGCGGAACTCCGGCTGCTCCAGCCCGTACTGGCACAATTCGATGATGGCGCCGTCGGGATCGCGAATATAGCACATGCCCTTACCGCCCCGGATGATGTGGTCGGGAACCTGGGTGGCGGTGACGGTCTGGCCGAACTGGCGGTGCAAGGTCTCGAGGCAGGTGCCGAGGTCGTCGACCCGCAATGCCAGATGGCGCAGGCCCGGGGTGGAGGGCAGGGGGGCCTCGGCCGGCTGCCGGGTCTTGAACTGCAGCAGCTCGATGCGGCAGGTGCCGTCGGGGGCGGCCAGAATGACGCAGCGCGCCCGGGCGTTCTCCAGGCCGGTGACCTGTTCGAACCACTCGCCCGACAGCGGGCGGTCCATGACGATGCCCAGGCCGAACAGGGCCGAATAGAAGCGGATCGAGCGCTCCATATCGGTGACCACCACATTGACGTGGTCGTGACCAAGCAGGGCCATCAGTCGGTCAGCTGCAGCACGAATTCGGTGAGGAAGGGGGCGTTGCGCCGACGCTCGGAATCGGTGCGGCCGAAATTGGCCAGCAGCCGGCGCATCCAGGTGCCGTCCAGGCGCTCGAACTCGAAATGGGCCTTCATGGCCAGATGTTCGCCCACGTAATCGGGCAGCTTGGCGGTCCATTTCATCAGGCCGTCGCGGAAGGCGCCCTCGCGGGCCTGATCCATGCGGCCCGAGGGCGCGAATTCCTGGGTATAAAGCTGGTTCAGCTCGCGCCAGCACTTGGCCATGACGTCGGCCTCGAAGCGGATCAGATCCTGCAACAGGATTAGGTTGTCTTCGTTGGGGGGCTCGTAATTGCCGCGGGTGGCGTCCTCGCGCAGCATGGGCCAGGGATTGTCCTCGGGCTTCTGCGGCGGGGCCTTCTTGCCCTTGGGCGCCTTGGCGGTGCGGAACGAGGCCCAGCGGGCATCCCAGTTGTGGAGGATGGGGTTGTTGACTTCGCTGCCCTGCATAATCTCGATCAGCTTCTCGCCGCCGACCTCGGCCCAGTTATAGCTGTGGGCCAGGGTCTGCATGTGCCGGGTCTGGCGCATCTGCGGCAGGATGAACTTGGTCAGCACCTCGCGGTAGGCCAGACCGAATTCGGGGGCCAGCAGGAACGGCAGGCGGATGCCCCGCGACGGCTGCGTGATGCGGAAGATGCTGAGAATCTTCTCGGTATAGGCGCAGATGGTGTCGTCGAACAGGGTCGGGAAGTCGGTGAAGGGTTTGTCCGGCTCGTTGGCGCCGCTGCTGGGGGCGCCCGGCAGCGGGGCCTGGAACTTGGGCATCATCTTGCCCATGCGGTCGCCAGGGGCTCCCAATTGGGCGGCGAACAGGGGCGGCGGCTCGCGCACCGGGGCCTGGGCGCGGACGGTGCGGCTGGGGGCGGCGACGGCGCCGCGGGCCAGCAGCGCCTGAAATCCGGCCTGGGCGCTTTCCGCCTCGGACATCTGGGGCGGCCCCAGCAATTGCATGGCGATATCGGTCAGGACGCGCAGGTCTTCCTCGCGGCCGTCACCGGGCGGCAACAGGGACTGGAAGTTGCGCTCGCGGGCTTCCTTGAGCTTGGGCAGGCCGTAGCGCTCGATGGATTTGGTGAGGATCACCGAGAAGACGACGCCGAGCTGCTTCTCGTTGGCCCACTTGCGCGACTCGGGGTCCTTGAGGGTCATGCGGCGCAGCATGAGGATATGCGGAATTTCCAGGTGACGGGTGGCCGCAATAAGGCTGGCAACCTTCGTCTCGAAGGTCTTCGCCCCCTCTCGCGGATCGGAACCCGTCATGCGCGCAGTACCGGCCTAGGCGGCCGCCCCTTCCCAGAGATCGTAACCAGGACCACCCCCCCAGGTGATCTTCCATCGCCCCCGACCCCATGGGGATAGCTCATGATCGGCCACAGGCGCAAGCCCGTTCCGTCACCACGTGACCGATTGTGACGAAGCCGCAACGGGGGCTAGGGGGTAGACCTTACGGACTAGTCCGGATGATCTCGCCCTGGCGGGTGCAGTCCGGCAGGCAAAGGTCGAGAAAAGCACCGGCCACATCGTCCGGTTGTGCCAGCTTGGCCGGGTCCTCGCCGGGGAAGGCGATGGAGCGCAGCCGCGTCGCCACCACGCCGGGGTCCAGCAGGTTGGCCTTGACCGAGGTGACGTTGGCGATCTCGGCGGCCCAGGTGCGGACCATGGTCTCCAGCGCCGCCTTGGAGGCGGCATAGGCGCCCCAGAACGGTTCGGCATGGCGCGCCGCGTCGGCGGTGGTGAACACCGCACGCCCGGCGGGCGCCATGCGCAGCAGGGGATCGCAGGCGCGGATCAGCCGCCAGTTGGCGGTGACGTTGACGGCGAAGGCCTCTTCCCAATCATCGGGGGCATGCTGGGCCACCGGGGTCAGCCCGCCGCCGATGGCGCCGGCATTGCCCACCAGAATGTCCAGCCGCGCCCAGCGCTGGAAGATGGCGGCGGCCACCTGCTCGATCAGGCCGGGCTTGCACAGGTCTTCCGGCACCAGGACCAGCGGCTTGCCGCCGGCCTTGCGGATCTGGTCGTCCAGTTCCTCCAGCGCCCCCTGGGTGCGGGCGATGGCGACGATTTCTGCCCCCTCGGCGGCGAGGCGGCGGGCCACGGCGGCTCCGATGCCGCGCGAGGCGCCGGTGACCAGGGCCACGCGGCCCTCAAGGCGTCCCGACATCAGTGGCTGTCCTCGGTCAGCAGGGAAAGCTGCTTGGTGTTATCGGTGCCGGCGCTGATGTAGTCGGTGGGCTCCACCGGATAGTCGCCGGTGAAGCAGGCGTCGCAGAACTGCGGCTCGGCCGCGTTGCGGCCGGGCTCGCCCACGGCGCGGTACAGGCCGTCGATGGAGATGAAGGCCAGGGAATCCACGCCGATCAGCTTGGCCATGCCGTCCACGTCGTAGCGCGCCGCCAGCAGCTTCTCGCGCTCGGGGGTGTCGATGCCGAAATAGCACGAATGGGTGGTCGGCGGGCTGGAGATGCGCATGTGCACCTCGGTGGCGCCGGCCTGGCGCACCATTTCGACGATCTTGCGGCTGGTGGTGCCGCGCACGATGGAATCGTCGACCAGGATGACGCGCTTGCCGGCCAGGGAGGCCCGGTTGGCGTTGTGCTTCATCTTGACGCCGGTATTGCGGATGTTGTCCGTGGGCTGGATGAAGGTCCGGCCCACATAATGGTTGCGGATGATCCCCAGCTCGAAGGGAATACCCGCCTCGGCCGCGAAGCCGATGGCCGCCGGCACGCCGGAATCGGGCACCGGCACCACCACGTCGGCGTCCACCTGGCTTTCGCGGGCCAGTTCGCTGCCGATCCGCTTGCGCGCCTCGTAGACGCTTGTGCCCTCCACCACCGAATCGGGGCGGGCGAAGTAGATGTATTCGAAGATGCACAGGCGCGACGGGCGCTTGGTGAACGGCTTGACCGAGCGGATGCCGTCGGCGGTCAGCACCACGATCTCGCCCGGCTCCACGTCGCGGACGAATTCGGCGCCGATGATGTCGAGGGCACAGGATTCCGAGGCTAGGATCCACGCCTTGTCCAGCCGGCCCAGGCAGAGCGGCCGGATGCCCAGCGGATCACGCACCCCGAACACCGCGTTGGTGGTGGCGGCCACCAGGGAATAGGCGCCCTCGATCTGACGCAGCGCGTCGATCATCCGGTCCTCGACCGTGGAATACAGGCTGATGGCGATCAGGTGGATGATCACCTCGGTGTCGGTGGTCGACTGGAACAGGCAGCCGCGCCGCACCAACTGGCGGCGCAGCGCCATGGCATTGGTCAGGTTGCCGTTGTGGCCCAGCGCCAGACCGCCGAACTCCATCTCTGCGAACAGCGGCTGCACATTGCGCAGCAGGGTCTCGCCCGTGGTGGAATAGCGCACATGGCCCACCGCCATGGAGCCCTTCAGCTTGCGGATGACCGTCTCGGACCCGAAATTGTCCTCCACATGACCCAGGCCGCGGTGGTTGTGGAACTGGGTGCCGTCATAGGAGACGATGCCCGCCGCCTCCTGGCCGCGATGCTGCAGGGCGTGCAGGCCCAGGGCCACGTGGGCGGCGGCTTCCGGATGGCCGAAAATGCCGAACACGCCGCATTCCTCGCGGAGATGGTCGTCGTCGAAGGGGTGGGTGGTCAGCATGGGATTGTGTCCTGGATTCGGTGCGGGGGGCGTCGGGACGGGGAATTACTGATTGGTGCGGATCAACCGCTCCATCTGGGTGCGGCTTTCGCCGTCATAGGCCTGGTCAGGCTTTCCCGCAGGCTTGCCGTCGGCCTTGACCGGGGTCTTGCCATCGGAAGCCGGGCGGGCGCCGGGGGCGGCCGGCTGCGGCGAAATGAATTTCTGGAAGGTCTTTTCCGCTTCCATCAACTGGCGGGCCTCGGACGAGGCGTCCTTGGCCTTGCTCTCGGCCTTGCCCAGGCCCTCGGGCGCCAGATTTTGCAGCGTCGCGGCGCCGCGCATCAGCCACGGGCGCGAGCGGCTTTGGGCCAGCCAGTCGGGCTGTTGTTCCGGGCTGTCGAACAGCCAGGCCGCCGACATATAAGCCAGGGAAACCAGCACCGCGCCGCGCGCCAGACCGAAGACGAAGCCCAGCGACGAATCCACCGAATTGAGCGCGCTCTTTCGCACGGTGTCGGAGACCCGCTTGGTCAGCAGGGACAGGATCAGCAGGGTCACCAGGAACAGGGCGGCGCCGGCGGCGATGTCGGCCACGATGGCCGTGCCGATCTGGGCCCGGAAGAAGGGCTGGGCATGGGGAAAGCCATACAGCGCCGCGAAGACGGCGCCCACCCAGGAGGTGATGGACAGCACTTCCTGGACGAAGCCGCGCAGGAAGGCGAAGCCCGCCGAGCCGAGCAACACCACGGCGACAATAACGTCGACGGCGGTGACGTTGAGGTTCCCCATGGCCTCTTCCAGTTAGGGTGGTCACTCGTGCCGGAACAGCCCCAGCACGTCCTGCAAATGGCCTATGGAGCGGATAGCCAGGGGCGACCCCGCGCCCGCAGCCCCTCCGCCCTTGTCCTTGCGCGGCCGGGCCGGCACCAGCGCCTGGGCGAAGCCGAGCTTGGCGGCTTCCTTCAGGCGGGTATCGGCCTGGGCCACCGCCCGGACCTCGCCGGACAGCCCGATCTCGCCGAACACGACCATGTCGGCGGGAACGGGCACGTCGGACGCGGACGACACCAGGGCCGCGGCGACGGCAAGGTCGGCGGCCGGCTCGGCGATCCGCAATCCTCCGGCGACGTTCAAATAAACGTCATTGCCCGACAAAGCAAGCCCACAGCGGGCATCAAGCACCGCCAGCACCATGGACAGGCGGTTGGTATCCCAGCCGACCACGGCCCGGCGCGGCGAAGACAGTGAACTTGGCGCCACAAGGGCCTGGATTTCCACCAGCATGGGGCGTGTCCCTTCCATGCCGGCGAAGACGCAAGAGCCCGAGACGTTGCCCCGCCGCTCGGCCAGGAACAGGGCGGATGGGTTGGCCACTTCCGACAGCCCGCCCTCGGTCATCTCGAACACCCCGATCTCGTCGGTGGCGCCGAAGCGGTTCTTGACGGCGCGCAGGATGCGGAACTGATGGCCCCGGTCGCCCTCGAAATACAGCACGGTGTCGACCATGTGCTCCAGCACGCGCGGGCCGGCGATGGTGCCTTCCTTGGTGACGTGGCCGACCAGGAACAGCACGAAGCCCCGCCGCTTGGCCAGCCGGATCAACTCGGCGGCGCAGGCGCGCACCTGGGAGACGGTGCCGGGGGCCGATTCGATGTTGTCGGCATAGACGGTCTGAATGGAATCGATCACCACCACCTGGGGGGCGTCGGGCTGGTCCAGCGACGCGATGATGTCGCGCAACGACCCGGCCGAGGCCAGGGCGACGGTGGCCTTGGCATACCCTAACCGGGCGGCGCGCATGCGCACCTGATCCACCGCCTCCTCGCCCGAGATATAGGCGACCGAGATCTGGGACGACAGCCGGGCCGTGGCCTGGAGCAAGAGAGTGGACTTACCGATGCCGGGATCGCCGCCCACCAGCAGGCACGAGCCGGGCACCAGCCCGCCGCCGCACACGCGGTCCAGTTCGCCGATGCCGGTCAGCCAGCGGGCCAGCGGTGCCGCCGAGCCTTCGAGGCCGACGAATTCGATGCGCTTGCCCTTGCCCGCCGTCAGGCCCTTGGGCACCTCTTCGCGCGCCGCCTCCTCGGTGATGGAGTTCCAGGCGCCGCAGGCTTCGCACTTGCCCGCCCATTTGCGGGTGACGGCACCGCATTCCTGGCAGACGAACTGGGAGGATGGGGACTTGGCCAAGGGGCGGGCTACTCGACAAGGCGGTTGGAGGCGCAGTCTATCACGAGAACATTGCGGCAACCAGAGGGATGCTGATCCTTCCGCCTATTTGCGGTTGGCGCAACTGGGGAACGGCGGAGCCTCTCCCGCCACCTTGGCGCACAGCTTGATGGGCGAGAGTGCCTTGAAGCGGCCGGTCCACTTGGCTTCGTCGAAGGCGATGGGGGTCTTGGAGGCTGCGCTCCGTTCCGCCCATTGCAGGGTGTAGTAATCGGCCTGGCCCTTGATGACGATCACCAGCGCCGTTTCGCTGAAGGGCTTGCCGCTGGCGTCGGCGGTGCCGCAACTGACCACCAGGGCGAAGGCGTCGTGTCCGCTCAGCTTGATCTCGCCGAAACTGGTCCCCTGGAAGCTGGTGGGACAGGCCTGCTGGAAGCCGCCGCCGATGCGCAGGGCCAGGGCCTGGGGCGTGGCGTTGGGATTGGCCGCCAGTCCCTTGATGCCGGTCAGGGTGATCATCTGGGTCCAGGACTGAGCCGTCTGGCCGCTGAGCACCAGTTCCTGGATGTACTGGTCGGCATTGGAATTCTCGGCCGCCGGCACGAAATTGCCGGGAACGGAGTAACCCACCAACTGGCTGAAAACGGGCGTGACCACCTGCATGGTCTCGGGGGCCGGGGCTGCGGTCACCGTCCCGGCCAGCAGCATGGCGCCCAGCGTCAAGCCGGCGCGCCGGCTGAACCGCACGAATCCCCTCATGATTGTCCCCTTCCCCCAGTTAGGGCAACAATCCTACAGAATTTCCGTTCTATGGCAATGGTCCAGGGGGCTACGCCCTGAGCTCCATGGTGATCGGTCCCACGGCGCGGCCGTGGATGAACTGATCCACGTATTCGTTGCCGGAATGGTCGATGTCCTTGGCCGGGCCGACCCAGATCAGGCGGCCCTTGTACAGCATGGCGATGCGGTCGGAGATCTTGCGGGCCGAGGCCATGTCGTGGGTGATGCTGAGCGCCGTGGCGCCCACTTCCTTGCAGCACTTGACGATCAGATCGTTGATCACGTCGGCCATGATGGGATCGAGGCCGGTGGTGGGCTCGTCGAAGAAGATGATTTCCGGGTTGGTGGCGATGGCGCGGGCCAAAGACACGCGCTTTTGCATGCCGCCCGACAGCTCCGACGGCGACAGCTCGCCGGTGGAGGCGGCAAGGCCCACCTGAGCCAGCTTCTCGATGGCGATGTCGCGGGCCTTGGCGCGCTCCATCTTCTGGCCCTGGATCAGGCCGAAGGCCACGTTCTCCCACACCTTGAGCGAGTCGAACAGCGCACCGCCCTGGAACAGCATGCCGAACTTTTTCATGATCCGGTCGCGGTCCTTGGGCCCCATGCCGACCACGTCCTCGCCGTCGATGCGGATGGAGCCGCTCTCGGGGCGCAGCAGGCCCAGGATGCATTTCAGCATCACCGACTTGCCGGTGCCCGATCCGCCGATCACCACCACGGATTCACCCCTGGCGACGCTGAGGTCGATGCCGTCCAGCACCACCTTGGGGCCGAAGGCCTTGTGCACGCCCGTCAGTTCGATCTTCGGCACGCTGGTCATGGTCATTTCCCGAAGAACATGGCGGTGATGACGTAGTTGAACACCAGGATCATGATGGCCGCCGACACCACCGCGTTGGTGGTGGCCGCGCCGACGCCCTGGGCGCCGCCCTTGGAGTAATAGCCGTTGTAGCAGCCCATGAGCGTGATCAGGAAGCCGAACACGGCGGCCTTGGTCAGGCCCGAGATCACATCCAGCGGCTCGAGGAATTCCCAGGTGCGGGCGATATAGGTGGCCGAGTTGAAGCCCAGCTTGTAGACGCCGACGATATAGCCGCCGAACACGCCGATGATGTCGGCGATCAGCACCAGGAAGGGCAGCATCAGGGTGCCGGCCAGGATGCGCGGCGCCACCAGATACTTGAAGGGATTGGTCGACAGCGTGGTCAGGGCATCGATCTGCTCGGTGACGCGCATGGTGCCGATCTCGGCGGCCATGGAGGCGCCGATGCGCCCCGCCACCATCAGCCCGGCCAGCACCGGGGCCAGTTCGCGGGTCACCGAGAGGACCACCACCGTGGCCACGGCGCCCTCGGCGGCAAAGCGCGAGAAGCCGGAATAGGATTGCAGCGCCAGCACCATGCCGGTGAATACGGCGGTCAGGCCGACCACGGGCAGCGAGAAATACCCGATCTCGATGAACTCGCGCAGGATCAGCCGGGGATAGAAGGGCGGGCGGACGGTGTGCGACACCGCCATGGCGGTAAAGGCCGACAGCCGGCCCACATGGGCGAGAAACGCCAGAAAGACCCGGCCGACGGGAGCGAGAACATTGCTCATGAGGCGGCGCCCTCGGTGCCGATCCAGCGACGGAGATGGCGGCGTCCCAGGGCGGTCAGAACCTCGTAGCCGATGGTGTCGGCCTCGGCGGCCAAATGGTCGGGGCCGTAACCGGGGCCGATCAACTGGATCAACCCGCCGGGATGGGCGCTCTCCACCGGGACGTCGGTGACGTCGAAGGTGGTCAAATCCATGGAAACCCGTCCGACCACCGGCACCTTCACCCCCCCGATCATGCCATGTCCGCGATTGGAGAGGGACCGGAACCAGCCATCGGCATAGCCGACGGCCACGATGGCCAGCCGCCGCTTCCCCTCGACGCGGTGGGTGGCACCATAGCCAACGGTCTGGGGGCTGTCAACGTCACGGACCTGGACGATTTTTCCTTCCAGTTTAATCACTTGGCTCATGGGATTGGGGCGGCCCGGCATGGGATTGAGCCCGTAGAGGGCCGCGCCGGGCCGCACCATTCCAAGATGAAAGCCCCGGCCCAGGAAAATGCCCGACGACGCGGCGATGGACTGGGGCAGGGCGGGCAGATGCGAGGCCAGCCGACGCAGGGTGGTTAACTGGCGGGCGTTCATGGGCGAATCGCTGTCGTCGGCGCAGGCCAGATGGCTCATCACCAGAATGGGGCGCATGGCGGCCAGGATCTCCGGCTTGGCGGCCAGACGCTCCAACTCCGGCTCGGACAGGCCCAGGCGGCTCATGCCGGTGTCGATATGGATGGCCACGGCGGGGGCGCCGCTGCCCTTCTTGGCGAAGCTGGCCCAGCCGGTCATCTGGGACAGGGAGTTCAGGACGGGGATCAGTCCGTGGGCGGCGAACTCGGCCTCGTCACCGCCCATAGGCCCGCTGAGCACGTGAATCATGGCCCCCGGCAGCAGGCGGCGCAACGCGATGCCTTCATTGACGCAGGCGACGAAGAACGAACGGCAGCCGGCGGCGAACAGGGCGGGGGCGATGCGGTCCATCCCCAAGCCGTAGCAGTCGGCCTTGACCACGGCGGAGGCCTCGGCAGGGGCCACCAGGGCGGACAGCCGTTTCCAGTTGGCGACGATGGCCGCCACGTCGATGGTCAGCAGGGCGGTGGCGCGGGCAAGATCGGTCATGGTCCGTCCAGGCAAAGGGGAGAGCGCACCATCCCTCTCTTCGCTCGGGAAAACAAGTCCCTGTTCAGCGAAGGCGCAAGTAGCGGCGCAGTTGCCAGACGCCCAGCCCGGCACAGGCCGCTCCGGCCAAGGCGATGACACCGGCGACGGCGCCCAGGATCAGGCTGATGCTGACATCCGCCGACCGGGAGCCGGTGGCGTCCAATCCGATGGCGAGGGCCTGCCGAATCAGGTCGATGGCGGGACGGCCCGCGATCCACGCGGTCGGCAAGCCGATGGTCAGGAGAATGATGGCCTGGGCCAGGGTCAGGCGCGGCGACGGCGCTCCGATCCTGGGGAGGCTCTGCCGCAAGGCCAGGGTACGGCGCAGGCCGTAGCGGAATTTCCAACTGCCGGAGAAGGCGGGCAGGGTCGGATGATGGCGCAGCAAGGCGGCGATGGCCTGCTCGGGCAGATCGGGAGCGCGGCGAATGGCGGCGATCCGTTCCGCCTCGGACATGTCCGGGTGCGCCTCTTTCAG
It encodes the following:
- a CDS encoding transcriptional regulator; this translates as MFADNTLTPKEAVRLCALGTIASRPMRYSELAGSVRHFTSRIMGPSLELMGISIELLRYEGLVEAVEGQGMEDDSMLTISAAGRRELHTLLTARLRPGSDLSKLVVALKMRFLDLMEAEERAHQIDLLIEGVDSELARLADLRGSDGEGGSALAAWLDHDIALLESRLAWLEDFRARL
- a CDS encoding mitochondrial fission ELM1 family protein — translated: MTAGTSENAEIWVLADDRAGNVAQCLGVAEALGVPFVVKTLRYDRLARPPNLLRGAGLTGVTAESRAVLAAPWPRLVIAAGRRTAPVARWIRRQCGAKLVQIMDPGFPGRGDFDLIVSPAHDRPGAGGNVLEVLGAPHRVTPERLAAEAEKWNPAFSALPRPWVAVIVGGATKNRPFPVEMAETLGRNVARLAGGMGGSVLLTTSRRTGAAQEAALARGLPEPRWLHLFSQGGDNPYFGFLALADAVVVTGDSVSMCCEACASAAPVFIWAPEGWAAPKHARLHAQLYQAGLARPLEGAASLEGWERPRLNAAEEVARAIRERLLP
- a CDS encoding trypsin-like serine peptidase, translating into MRRLVPGVVLLLLAAPAAAETRQLHGIKGDQDQRVRMVAQEFPWSAMGRLNFFSGHCSASLIGPRLIATAAHCLWNRRTQKPFPASSFTFVAGWDRGEYLRASKVTAIHAAPKWVLDGESRGLNSRADDWALMELEEPLGDEIGWIALGAPQAGMRVAVAGYGRDKAQVPLAHVGCRLTRQALPGVFIHDCDAVQGESGGPVLGWSEGELRLVAINVAVIPSQGEAGVAAAVDALRPLALRLGAATSTRAGPVSKPAGMDLSQSLR
- a CDS encoding O-acetyl-ADP-ribose deacetylase, whose translation is MDQSRTRVVEADITRLAVDAIVNAANSSLLGGGGVDGAIHRAAGPQLLEACRALCGCATGDARITPGFRLPARWVIHAVGPVWKGGEQGEADLLRSCYRRSLELAVEAGARTIAFPAISTGIYAYPKDEAARIAIAAVRSFLSGCDLLDEVVFCCFAPDSLDAHRRALYLRD
- a CDS encoding VOC family protein, whose translation is MALLGHDHVNVVVTDMERSIRFYSALFGLGIVMDRPLSGEWFEQVTGLENARARCVILAAPDGTCRIELLQFKTRQPAEAPLPSTPGLRHLALRVDDLGTCLETLHRQFGQTVTATQVPDHIIRGGKGMCYIRDPDGAIIELCQYGLEQPEFR
- a CDS encoding SDR family NAD(P)-dependent oxidoreductase, which encodes MSGRLEGRVALVTGASRGIGAAVARRLAAEGAEIVAIARTQGALEELDDQIRKAGGKPLVLVPEDLCKPGLIEQVAAAIFQRWARLDILVGNAGAIGGGLTPVAQHAPDDWEEAFAVNVTANWRLIRACDPLLRMAPAGRAVFTTADAARHAEPFWGAYAASKAALETMVRTWAAEIANVTSVKANLLDPGVVATRLRSIAFPGEDPAKLAQPDDVAGAFLDLCLPDCTRQGEIIRTSP
- the purF gene encoding amidophosphoribosyltransferase gives rise to the protein MLTTHPFDDDHLREECGVFGIFGHPEAAAHVALGLHALQHRGQEAAGIVSYDGTQFHNHRGLGHVEDNFGSETVIRKLKGSMAVGHVRYSTTGETLLRNVQPLFAEMEFGGLALGHNGNLTNAMALRRQLVRRGCLFQSTTDTEVIIHLIAISLYSTVEDRMIDALRQIEGAYSLVAATTNAVFGVRDPLGIRPLCLGRLDKAWILASESCALDIIGAEFVRDVEPGEIVVLTADGIRSVKPFTKRPSRLCIFEYIYFARPDSVVEGTSVYEARKRIGSELARESQVDADVVVPVPDSGVPAAIGFAAEAGIPFELGIIRNHYVGRTFIQPTDNIRNTGVKMKHNANRASLAGKRVILVDDSIVRGTTSRKIVEMVRQAGATEVHMRISSPPTTHSCYFGIDTPEREKLLAARYDVDGMAKLIGVDSLAFISIDGLYRAVGEPGRNAAEPQFCDACFTGDYPVEPTDYISAGTDNTKQLSLLTEDSH
- a CDS encoding CvpA family protein translates to MGNLNVTAVDVIVAVVLLGSAGFAFLRGFVQEVLSITSWVGAVFAALYGFPHAQPFFRAQIGTAIVADIAAGAALFLVTLLILSLLTKRVSDTVRKSALNSVDSSLGFVFGLARGAVLVSLAYMSAAWLFDSPEQQPDWLAQSRSRPWLMRGAATLQNLAPEGLGKAESKAKDASSEARQLMEAEKTFQKFISPQPAAPGARPASDGKTPVKADGKPAGKPDQAYDGESRTQMERLIRTNQ